A single Pantoea rwandensis DNA region contains:
- the atpG gene encoding F0F1 ATP synthase subunit gamma: MAGAKEIRTKIGSVKNTQKITKAMEMVAASKMRKTQERMAASRPYADTMRKVIGHLALGNLEYKHPYLDERDVKRVGYLVVSTDRGLCGGLNINLFKKLLADMKSWADKGVQSDLAIIGSKGNSFFGSVGGNIVAQVTGMGDKPALSDLIGPVKVMLQAYDEGRIDKLYIVGNKFNNTMSQTPTITQLLPLPPAEGEEEMKAKTWDYLYEPDPKALLDTLLRRYVESQVYQGVVENLASEQAARMVAMKAATDNGGNLIKELQLVYNKARQASITQELTEIVSGASAV; encoded by the coding sequence ATGGCCGGTGCAAAAGAAATACGTACCAAGATTGGAAGCGTAAAAAATACGCAGAAGATCACCAAAGCGATGGAAATGGTCGCCGCCTCCAAAATGCGTAAAACGCAGGAACGCATGGCGGCCAGCCGTCCGTATGCAGATACCATGCGCAAAGTGATTGGTCACCTTGCTCTCGGTAATCTGGAATACAAGCACCCTTACCTGGATGAGCGTGACGTTAAGCGCGTCGGCTACCTGGTCGTTTCGACTGACCGCGGGCTTTGTGGTGGTTTGAACATTAACCTGTTCAAAAAATTGCTGGCAGATATGAAGAGCTGGGCTGATAAAGGTGTGCAGAGCGATCTGGCCATTATCGGTTCTAAAGGCAATTCATTCTTCGGCTCTGTCGGTGGCAACATCGTGGCACAGGTCACTGGTATGGGCGACAAGCCTGCACTGTCTGATCTTATCGGCCCAGTAAAAGTGATGTTGCAGGCTTATGATGAAGGCCGCATCGACAAGCTGTATATCGTCGGCAACAAGTTTAATAACACCATGTCTCAGACTCCGACCATTACCCAACTGCTGCCGTTACCGCCAGCGGAAGGTGAAGAAGAGATGAAGGCGAAGACCTGGGATTACCTGTACGAACCCGATCCGAAAGCGCTGCTGGATACCCTGCTGCGCCGTTATGTCGAATCGCAGGTTTATCAGGGTGTGGTGGAAAACCTGGCCAGTGAGCAGGCTGCACGTATGGTGGCAATGAAAGCTGCAACCGATAACGGCGGAAACCTGATCAAAGAGCTGCAGTTGGTTTACAACAAAGCTCGTCAGGCCAGCATCACCCAGGAACTTACCGAGATCGTCTCGGGAGCCTCCGCGGTTTAA